The DNA segment TTTACCCGGTTGCAGCGGACACGTGCATCAAAGTTTATGGGATGGTGGAAAAAAGAAAAACTTGTTTTACGATGAAAAATCCAAAACCAAGATAAGCAAATTGATGGAGAGTTACATTGCCGGACAATTATATTGTTTGCCGCATATTTTACCCATGTTTGCTCCAACCATTAATAGTTACAAGCGTTTAGTAGTTGGCGCATGGGCTCCTACTACCCTAACCTGGGCTATTGACAACCGAACTACAGCTTTGCGTGTTTTGCCGGGATCCAGCAAATCTACCCGTCTCGAAACCCGTGTGGTAGGTTCTGATAGCAACCCATATTTAGCCATGGCAGGATGTTTGGCTGCCGGACTTTATGGAATTCGCAAAGGATTAAAACTTAACACCCCAATGACCCAAGGAAATGGTTATGCGGATACCAAAAATGGAGTATTGCCCGGAAACTTATACCAAGCCTCGCAAAACATGGCTCAATCAGAGCTTGCAAAAGAATTATTTGGTAGCGAATTTGTGGAACATTTCACCCAAACCCGCCTTTGGGAATGGAGGCAATTCAGCAAGGTTGTTACCGATTGGGAATTGAAACGCTATTTTGAAATAATTTAATTCTTGTTTTCTTGCTCTCTGAATGAAGCCTCGTTTGCTTGTGGTATTGTCCCGTTTCCCTTATCCATTGGATAAAGGCGACAAGCTAAGGGCTTTTTATTTTATCAAACATTTAAGCCAAACCTACCGGATTTTTCTTTTTGCGTTATCGGATCTTCAGGTTTCCGAACAAGCACAAAATGCACTAAACCCTTTTTGCGAAGAAATTCACATATTACCATTATCCAAAGCCAGGTTAGCCGTGAATTTACTTCAAAGTTTAACCAACAACTTGCCTTTTCAGGTAAATTATTTCCTAAACCAGCAACATAAACAAACCATTCAAACTGCAATTGAACGAATTAAACCTGATAAACTTTTTTGTCAACTTCCCAGGGTAGCCGAGTATTTAAGAACCATTCAAGGTATTCCTAAAACCCTGGATTACCAAGATTGTTTCTCCAAAATTATGGAAGGAAGAGCGCAAAGAGGTTCCAGGCCCATGAAATGGATTTATGCTTGGGAATCGAATAGGATGAGGAACTACGAAGCTGATCTATTTAAGGATTTTCAGCATCATTTAATTATTTCAAAGGCAGATTTAGACGCCTTACCATTGAGTAAAGCCCAAAAGAAAATGGTAAGGATTTCGAGCAATGGAATTGAATTTGAATATTACAAGCCCAGGCAAGAGAAAAAGGATTTTGAAGTTTTTTTTGCCGGCAATATGAGTTACCCCCCTAACGTGGAGGCAGGTATTTACTTAATTGAACGAGTGATGCCCTTGGTTTGGGAAAAATTACCCAAAGCAAAAGTGGCATTAATTGGTACCAATCCAACTGCGAAAATTAAATCGTTGGCCGGTGACTTAGTTGAAGTAACCGGTTTTGTGGATGATGTGAGGGAATGGTATGCAAAAGGAAGAATTTTAGTTGCTCCCATGATTATTGGTGCAGGTTTGCAAAACAAGTTGCTTCAAGCCATGGCGATGGAAATACCTTGTATCACTACCCCATTAGCCAACTCTGCTTTGGGTGCATTTCCGGGTAAGCAGGTTTTGGTTGGAGAAAACCCTTCCGAAATTGCCACCCATATCCTTACTTTATTAAATAACGAAGAATTAGCTGCGCAATTAGCCTATTCAGGTAGAGAATTTGTTACCCAAAACTTCTCCTGGGATGAAGCAGTTTCCTACATCTAGACCTTGTGAATTCAGAAAAGAAATTATTGTATACACTGGCGGCAGTTCAGTTTACCAACATCATGGATTTTATGATCATGATGCCGATGGGACCATTGCTCATGCGAACATTCTCTATTGGACCCGATCAGTTTAGCTATATAGTCTCATCATACACTATAACGGCAGGGATTTCAGGATTTATTTCTGCTTTTTGGGTGGATAAGTTTGATCGAAAACGCATTGTCCAACTTGCGTATGCCGGGTTTATTATTGGCACCTTACTTTGTGGATTATCGACCGGTTACTTCAGTATGATGGCTGCACGAATTTTAACAGGAATGTTTGGAGGAGTGCTTGCTTCTCAGGCCTTAGCCATTGTTGGCGATGTAGTACCTATGGATAGAAGAGCAAGTGCTATGGCCATTGTTATGACCGCCTTTTCTGCTGCCTCGGTATTTGGAGTACCCTTTGGATTAAAACTATCCAATTGGTTGGATTATCATGCTCCGTTTTTGGTAATTGCCTTATTAGGTGTTTTCATTCAAATTGCTTTGTACAAATTTGTACCACTGGTTAATAAACACCTTGAAAATCCGGCACCCAGACCCCATTTTTTTAGTGTAGTAACCGACAACATGACGGACAAAAACAGGGTTTTCGCTATGTTAATGATGTTTTGTTTGGTTTTTAGTCAATTTTCGGTCATATCCTTTATTAGTCCATACATGGTTACCAATGTTGGATTTAGAGAAGACCAATTGTTTTTGATTTATTTGGTTGGAGGAACCTGTACCCTATTCTCCATGCCTTTTGTAGGAAGGATGGCAGACCGATATGGCAGACAGAAGGTTTTTACAATTGGAGTTATTTGCTCTATGTTTCCTTTCCTTCTAATTACACATATGCAACCCTGGCCGGTTATAGTTGGATTAATTGTTGCCGGAGTTTTCTTTATTACGATGACAGCCAGAACTATACCTGCATCAGCTATTGTAAGTGGTGCAGTACATCCAAATAAGCGAGGAAGCTTTATGAGTTTTACCAGTTCCTTGCAACAACTAGGCTCCGGTTTAGGTTCATTAATGGCCGGTGCTTTGATCCATAAAAATGAACTAGGATTGCTGGTTAATTATAACATTGTTGGTTATATTTCGGTAATAGTGAGTACATTAGCCATCCTAATTGCCTGGAGAGTTCGAGTAGTGGCAGGAAATTAATTTTTATGAAAGATTCAAGACAAACCATGATAAACATTAAGGTTTTAGAAGTAAAATCAGAAATTGGTGCCGGAACCAGAGGGGCCTCTATGGGGCCGGATGCCATTAAAATTGCGGCGTTA comes from the Bacteroidia bacterium genome and includes:
- a CDS encoding glycosyltransferase, whose product is MKPRLLVVLSRFPYPLDKGDKLRAFYFIKHLSQTYRIFLFALSDLQVSEQAQNALNPFCEEIHILPLSKARLAVNLLQSLTNNLPFQVNYFLNQQHKQTIQTAIERIKPDKLFCQLPRVAEYLRTIQGIPKTLDYQDCFSKIMEGRAQRGSRPMKWIYAWESNRMRNYEADLFKDFQHHLIISKADLDALPLSKAQKKMVRISSNGIEFEYYKPRQEKKDFEVFFAGNMSYPPNVEAGIYLIERVMPLVWEKLPKAKVALIGTNPTAKIKSLAGDLVEVTGFVDDVREWYAKGRILVAPMIIGAGLQNKLLQAMAMEIPCITTPLANSALGAFPGKQVLVGENPSEIATHILTLLNNEELAAQLAYSGREFVTQNFSWDEAVSYI
- a CDS encoding MFS transporter, with the protein product MNSEKKLLYTLAAVQFTNIMDFMIMMPMGPLLMRTFSIGPDQFSYIVSSYTITAGISGFISAFWVDKFDRKRIVQLAYAGFIIGTLLCGLSTGYFSMMAARILTGMFGGVLASQALAIVGDVVPMDRRASAMAIVMTAFSAASVFGVPFGLKLSNWLDYHAPFLVIALLGVFIQIALYKFVPLVNKHLENPAPRPHFFSVVTDNMTDKNRVFAMLMMFCLVFSQFSVISFISPYMVTNVGFREDQLFLIYLVGGTCTLFSMPFVGRMADRYGRQKVFTIGVICSMFPFLLITHMQPWPVIVGLIVAGVFFITMTARTIPASAIVSGAVHPNKRGSFMSFTSSLQQLGSGLGSLMAGALIHKNELGLLVNYNIVGYISVIVSTLAILIAWRVRVVAGN